A stretch of the Proteus sp. ZN5 genome encodes the following:
- the secA gene encoding preprotein translocase subunit SecA, which produces MLGKIVTKIFGSRNDRTIRRMRKIVGEINKLEPEFEKLTDDELKAKTNEFRERLKNGEKEEDILPEAFATVREASKRVFGMRHFDVQLIGGMVLNERCIAEMRTGEGKTLTATLPAYLNALSGKGVHVVTVNDYLAQRDAENNRPLFEFLGLSVGINLPNMAPPVKREAYNADITYGTNNEFGFDYLRDNMAFSPQERVQRKLHYALVDEVDSILIDEARTPLIISGPAEDSSELYIQMNKVIPHLISQEKEDSDTFQGEGDYSVDEKTRQVNITERGLVKIEGLLADAGMMKEGESLYSPANIMLMHHVTAALRAHALFTKDVDYIVKDGEVIIVDEHTGRTMQGRRWSDGLHQAVEAKEGVKIQNENQTLASITFQNYFRLYEKLAGMTGTADTEAFEFNSIYRLETIVIPTNRPMVRKDLPDLVYMNEQGKFAAIIEDIRERTQNGQPVLVGTISIEKSEEISKALTKANVHHNVLNAKFHAMEADIIANAGLPSAVTIATNMAGRGTDIVLGGSWQTEVAKLEEPTEEQIEEIKAKWKERHDAVLASGGLHIIGTERHESRRIDNQLRGRAGRQGDEGSSRFYLSMEDSLMRIFASDKVSGMMRKLGMNETEAIEHPWVTKAIANAQRKVENRNFDIRKQLLEYDDVANDQRRAIYTQRNELLDVADVSETIDSIRQDVFTSMIDNYIPPQSLEEMWDIEGLTACLQKDFDLNLPIKEWLDKEPELHEETLRERILEKSIEVYKAKEEIVSAEMMRNFEKGVMLQTLDSLWKEHLAAMDYLRQGIHLRGYAQKDPKQEYKRESFAMFANMLESLKYEVISTLSKVQVRLPEEVEELERRRREEAERLAKQQQLSHEVTKESQMSAVDGQVAAGKKVGRNEPCPCGSGKKFKHCHGQLG; this is translated from the coding sequence ATGTTAGGTAAAATTGTAACCAAAATTTTTGGTAGTCGTAATGATCGTACAATCCGTCGTATGCGTAAAATTGTTGGTGAAATTAATAAATTAGAACCAGAATTTGAAAAGCTGACTGATGATGAGCTAAAAGCGAAAACAAATGAATTTCGTGAGCGTTTAAAGAACGGTGAAAAAGAAGAAGATATTTTACCTGAAGCATTTGCAACCGTACGTGAAGCAAGTAAGCGTGTCTTTGGTATGCGTCACTTCGATGTGCAGTTAATCGGTGGTATGGTGCTAAATGAACGTTGTATTGCTGAGATGCGTACAGGTGAAGGTAAAACATTAACTGCAACATTACCGGCATATTTAAATGCGTTATCAGGTAAAGGGGTTCACGTTGTTACTGTCAATGACTATCTAGCACAACGTGACGCCGAAAATAACCGTCCTCTGTTTGAATTCTTGGGTTTAAGCGTTGGTATCAACTTGCCAAATATGGCGCCACCAGTAAAACGTGAAGCCTATAATGCTGATATCACTTATGGTACGAACAACGAATTTGGTTTCGACTACCTGCGTGACAACATGGCATTTAGCCCACAAGAACGTGTTCAACGTAAATTACACTATGCTTTAGTGGATGAGGTCGACTCAATCTTAATCGATGAAGCGCGTACTCCGCTGATCATTTCAGGTCCAGCAGAAGACAGTTCTGAGCTTTATATCCAAATGAATAAAGTGATCCCTCACTTGATTTCTCAAGAGAAAGAAGACTCAGACACTTTCCAAGGTGAAGGTGATTACTCTGTTGATGAAAAAACACGTCAAGTGAACATCACAGAACGCGGTTTGGTTAAAATCGAAGGATTATTAGCAGATGCTGGCATGATGAAAGAAGGAGAGTCTTTATACTCACCAGCTAACATTATGTTAATGCACCATGTGACAGCAGCATTACGTGCTCACGCGCTATTTACCAAAGACGTTGACTACATTGTTAAAGATGGCGAAGTTATCATTGTTGACGAACACACGGGTCGTACAATGCAAGGTCGTCGTTGGTCAGATGGTTTACACCAAGCGGTTGAAGCAAAAGAAGGTGTGAAGATCCAAAATGAGAACCAAACATTAGCGTCAATCACATTCCAAAACTATTTCCGTTTATACGAAAAATTAGCAGGGATGACCGGTACTGCGGATACTGAAGCGTTTGAATTTAACTCTATCTATCGCTTAGAAACCATTGTTATCCCAACTAACCGCCCAATGGTACGTAAAGATCTACCTGACTTAGTTTATATGAACGAGCAAGGTAAATTTGCCGCCATTATTGAAGATATTCGTGAACGTACTCAAAATGGTCAGCCTGTTCTTGTGGGTACCATTTCAATTGAAAAATCAGAAGAAATTTCTAAAGCGCTGACTAAAGCGAATGTTCACCATAACGTGCTGAATGCGAAATTCCACGCAATGGAAGCGGACATCATTGCTAACGCAGGTTTACCTTCAGCGGTAACTATTGCAACTAACATGGCAGGTCGTGGTACCGATATCGTGTTAGGGGGTAGTTGGCAGACTGAAGTGGCTAAACTTGAAGAGCCAACTGAAGAGCAAATCGAAGAAATCAAAGCCAAATGGAAAGAGCGCCATGATGCAGTATTAGCCTCTGGTGGTTTGCATATCATTGGTACTGAGCGTCACGAATCTCGTCGTATTGATAACCAGTTACGTGGTCGTGCGGGTCGTCAAGGGGATGAAGGTTCTTCTCGTTTCTATTTATCTATGGAAGACTCCTTAATGCGTATTTTTGCTTCAGACAAAGTGTCTGGCATGATGCGTAAATTAGGTATGAATGAAACCGAAGCGATTGAGCACCCTTGGGTAACCAAAGCGATAGCAAACGCACAGCGTAAAGTAGAAAACCGCAACTTTGATATTCGTAAGCAACTGCTTGAATATGATGATGTGGCAAATGACCAACGTCGTGCAATCTATACTCAGCGTAACGAATTACTGGATGTGGCAGATGTAAGCGAAACTATTGATAGCATTCGCCAAGACGTCTTCACTTCAATGATTGATAATTATATTCCACCTCAATCACTGGAAGAAATGTGGGATATCGAAGGCTTAACAGCATGTCTACAAAAAGACTTTGATTTAAATTTACCAATCAAAGAGTGGTTAGATAAAGAGCCTGAATTACACGAAGAAACATTGCGTGAGCGTATTTTAGAAAAATCTATCGAAGTCTATAAAGCGAAAGAAGAGATCGTTAGTGCTGAGATGATGCGTAACTTTGAAAAAGGCGTGATGTTACAAACGCTAGATTCACTGTGGAAAGAGCACTTGGCAGCAATGGATTATTTACGTCAAGGTATCCATTTACGTGGTTATGCACAAAAAGATCCAAAACAAGAGTACAAACGTGAATCGTTCGCTATGTTTGCTAATATGTTGGAATCACTGAAATACGAAGTGATCAGCACACTAAGCAAAGTACAAGTTCGTTTACCAGAAGAAGTTGAAGAGTTAGAACGTCGCCGTCGTGAAGAAGCAGAACGTTTAGCTAAACAACAGCAATTAAGCCATGAAGTGACAAAAGAATCTCAAATGTCAGCAGTAGATGGTCAAGTTGCCGCAGGTAAAAAAGTGGGTCGTAACGAACCATGTCCTTGCGGATCGGGTAAGAAATTTAAGCATTGTCACGGTCAATTAGGTTAA
- a CDS encoding heavy metal translocating P-type ATPase, with protein MNTNTTLSSANRLSLPVEGMTCASCVGRVERALKAVPQIQDAVVNLATERADITFTNTPDPIVAVSAIESSGYKVSEEITELAIEEMTCASCVGRVEKALAQVPGVLEATVNLATERARVRHLSGVVSITDLEAAVVHAGYKPRRLSDDPANTRDVGEERREKEERSLRRALLIATIFTLPVFVIEMGSHFIPGVHGWVTQTLGQQLNWYIQFILATIVMFGPGLRFFQKGIPALLRGAPDMNSLVSVGTAAAYGYSVVSTFIPHVLPAGTANIYFEAAVVIVTLILLGRTLEAKAKGNTSQAIKRLVGLQAKTARVSRHGETLEIPLDQVVMGDIVFVRPGEKIPVDGEIIDGNSYVDESMITGEPVPVSKEIGSEVVGGTINKTGAFSFKVTKVGSNTVLAQIIRLVEEAQGSKLPIQALVDKVTMWFVPAVMLGATITFFIWLAFGPEPALTFALINAVAVLIIACPCAMGLATPTSIMVGTGRAAELGILFRKGEALQALRDVNVVALDKTGTLTKGRPELTDLIPAEGFKYNEVLSLVAAIETYSEHPIAEAIVNAAKEAKLTLATVENFEAIPGFGVSAIVGGRAVSVGADRFMKQLELDVSHFISSAQKLGEQGKSPLYAAIDGRLAAIIAVADPIKETTPEAINALHGLGLRVAMITGDNEATAKAIAKQLGIDEIAAEVLPDGKVEALKQFSHKGAKIAFVGDGINDAPALAQADVGLAIGTGTDVAIEAADVVLMSGDLRGVVDAIALSQATIRNIKQNLFWAFAYNALLIPVAAGMLYPINGMLLSPIIAAAAMALSSVFVLGNALRLKRFQAPMKTH; from the coding sequence ATGAACACTAATACTACGTTGTCCTCTGCCAATCGGTTGAGTTTACCTGTTGAAGGTATGACATGTGCATCATGTGTTGGTCGTGTCGAACGAGCCTTAAAAGCCGTACCACAAATACAAGATGCCGTTGTCAATCTAGCCACTGAACGTGCAGATATTACATTTACAAATACACCCGACCCCATAGTTGCCGTGAGTGCCATTGAAAGTTCAGGTTATAAAGTATCCGAAGAGATAACCGAGCTGGCAATTGAAGAAATGACCTGCGCATCTTGCGTTGGTCGTGTAGAAAAAGCACTAGCTCAAGTACCCGGTGTATTAGAAGCCACGGTAAACCTTGCAACTGAACGCGCTCGGGTACGCCATTTATCAGGCGTAGTATCGATCACGGATTTAGAGGCCGCCGTTGTACACGCAGGCTATAAACCCCGTCGTTTATCTGATGATCCAGCAAATACACGCGATGTAGGTGAAGAGCGCCGTGAAAAAGAGGAACGTTCATTACGCCGCGCATTACTTATCGCCACTATTTTCACATTACCCGTTTTTGTTATTGAAATGGGCTCACACTTTATTCCCGGCGTACATGGTTGGGTTACTCAAACACTGGGGCAACAACTAAACTGGTATATTCAATTTATCCTCGCCACTATTGTGATGTTTGGCCCCGGATTACGCTTTTTCCAAAAAGGAATACCAGCGTTATTACGCGGTGCTCCTGATATGAACTCATTAGTGTCTGTTGGTACAGCCGCCGCTTACGGCTATTCAGTAGTATCAACCTTTATTCCTCACGTCTTACCTGCGGGCACAGCCAATATCTATTTTGAAGCCGCTGTTGTGATTGTCACCTTGATCTTGTTAGGAAGAACGCTTGAAGCAAAGGCAAAAGGAAATACATCTCAAGCAATTAAACGTTTAGTCGGCCTACAAGCTAAAACGGCGCGAGTTTCTCGTCATGGTGAGACATTGGAGATCCCTCTTGATCAAGTCGTGATGGGAGATATTGTTTTTGTTCGCCCTGGTGAAAAAATACCTGTTGATGGGGAAATTATTGACGGCAACTCTTACGTTGATGAGAGCATGATAACGGGCGAGCCTGTACCTGTATCGAAAGAGATTGGCTCTGAAGTTGTCGGTGGAACCATCAATAAAACAGGTGCTTTTAGTTTTAAAGTCACAAAAGTTGGCTCCAATACCGTATTAGCACAAATAATTCGCTTAGTGGAAGAAGCTCAAGGCTCTAAGCTTCCTATTCAAGCCCTAGTTGATAAAGTCACCATGTGGTTTGTACCCGCAGTTATGTTAGGCGCAACGATCACCTTCTTTATTTGGTTAGCTTTTGGTCCAGAACCTGCACTAACCTTTGCGCTTATAAATGCCGTTGCTGTATTAATTATTGCCTGCCCATGTGCTATGGGATTAGCAACGCCAACATCCATTATGGTAGGCACAGGTCGCGCCGCAGAATTGGGAATTCTTTTCCGAAAAGGAGAAGCCTTACAAGCCTTACGCGATGTCAATGTTGTTGCTCTTGATAAAACAGGCACATTAACAAAAGGTCGTCCTGAATTAACGGATTTAATTCCAGCAGAAGGTTTTAAATATAACGAAGTCTTAAGCCTTGTTGCAGCTATTGAAACTTATTCTGAACATCCTATTGCAGAAGCTATTGTCAATGCAGCTAAAGAGGCTAAATTAACGCTCGCTACGGTTGAAAATTTCGAGGCGATTCCGGGGTTTGGCGTGAGTGCAATCGTGGGTGGAAGAGCTGTATCAGTTGGTGCTGATCGCTTTATGAAGCAACTAGAATTAGATGTAAGCCACTTTATCTCTTCAGCGCAAAAACTCGGTGAACAAGGCAAAAGCCCTCTTTATGCAGCCATTGATGGGCGTCTTGCTGCCATTATTGCCGTTGCAGATCCGATTAAAGAAACAACCCCTGAAGCAATCAACGCTTTACATGGTTTAGGTTTAAGAGTTGCTATGATCACAGGTGATAACGAAGCCACAGCAAAAGCGATTGCTAAACAGTTAGGTATTGATGAAATTGCGGCTGAAGTACTTCCTGATGGAAAAGTCGAAGCCTTAAAACAATTTAGCCATAAAGGCGCCAAAATCGCTTTTGTTGGTGATGGTATCAATGATGCTCCAGCACTTGCACAAGCTGATGTTGGGTTAGCGATTGGTACAGGAACCGATGTCGCCATTGAAGCTGCTGATGTCGTGTTAATGTCGGGTGATCTGCGCGGTGTCGTTGATGCAATCGCTTTAAGCCAAGCCACTATTCGTAATATCAAACAAAACTTATTTTGGGCTTTTGCCTATAACGCCTTATTAATTCCTGTCGCGGCTGGCATGCTTTATCCAATTAATGGCATGTTGCTTTCACCCATCATTGCTGCGGCCGCAATGGCACTTTCAAGTGTATTTGTATTGGGTAACGCCTTACGACTAAAACGTTTTCAAGCACCAATGAAAACACATTAA
- the cueR gene encoding Cu(I)-responsive transcriptional regulator, with amino-acid sequence MNIGQAAKKSGISSKMIRYYEQIGLIPKAIRTDSGYRDYTDTDVACFRFIRHSRALGFSTEQISTLLVLWNNRERASADVKSIALSHIEELNRKITELQRMTKTLEHLAKDCQGDNNPDCPIIAGLVEPKSGSQSKTTKSHLSRLRSSI; translated from the coding sequence ATGAATATTGGTCAAGCTGCAAAAAAGTCTGGTATTTCAAGCAAAATGATCCGTTATTATGAGCAAATTGGCTTAATTCCAAAAGCTATTCGTACTGATTCAGGTTATCGCGATTACACAGATACAGACGTAGCTTGCTTTCGTTTTATTCGCCATTCTCGAGCGCTTGGTTTTTCAACAGAACAAATATCAACATTGTTAGTTTTATGGAATAACAGAGAACGTGCCAGTGCCGATGTGAAATCTATCGCACTCTCCCACATTGAAGAACTCAATCGTAAAATTACTGAACTACAACGAATGACAAAAACGTTAGAACACTTAGCGAAAGATTGCCAAGGTGATAACAATCCTGATTGCCCGATTATTGCAGGATTAGTTGAGCCCAAGTCAGGCTCTCAAAGTAAAACAACCAAAAGTCACCTTTCCCGCCTTCGCTCTTCAATTTAG